A genomic window from Pygocentrus nattereri isolate fPygNat1 chromosome 22, fPygNat1.pri, whole genome shotgun sequence includes:
- the wu:fc17b08 gene encoding uncharacterized protein wu:fc17b08 isoform X1: MALQAHSVCTEKILELLLGTRILEDLRLFKDYKPASVSNWSFDENCLFCCLRREKVKEHVVALNNKIVESGGKPLLGKDQSNISRLEWQVEEFLNAVLHRKEYTPRIPDPHIPVVACDTMQQMTNQLVVHYTNTNSQGSPQRSGNMDQSLLRTCSVTPPTVAATATATAAAAAATAQNPVLSKLLMPDQDAPLDLSVKKVKPEVTEQDGVLDLSIKKTRNSDSTSLQSPQKTFTKPFVARDSLDLDLDLTGRDLQSASKLEQFMAKLCLHHQRQVVDAFGFLQTEVKAVSSYSTFQACSPTIPEKPTTSGSSHVMFEERTRNQGCEEMQDLSVALSTFRVQESPFVKSDEFSHAELPLKTEGSPVASVETGPFLDITKTSIGDEDSASSDVVAAESRNIDVQPKCPTLLIVKNRSSGSLEAKNLMEEGAGNQHVNSGMVDQDLCTSDTRLQASCSESDVIELSSSMGQGHSDAKCCAVERGSITRSCTVERTSNVISPNSPRTARKSGRVSHSLLRDSSGCHIINGPDITCDIVYVGKPITECEHQSHIHMTPRKNARKSTRGFRYIGGCCELKTVRTLARKSAENGSGNCPVPMPEMTTSVAPKQALAKPDGVPPVDILFTADCMETVIHKKPSDQPEETEVPEDVMASEDVETSQTDQTQSTEKFSCPVESEQSDTSVQQELNAGICESVADSNDVGVHQGDLVDSIVTDINVAPQEVELTTKETLDFSVSGVTQSGLETEDQDQNVATEALQSPLSSGLAKDDASDTEGVCVERGVLTEALEQTECVDLQVMTSTDKSADIEITCGTETNLKPGDDIEPTQDKDKEKEAGTSDLSVEEMITKEQHEECKGEGLVPNTLDGSSPKKVVKTVAPSNRCLRNRVSKGTSEQTMSSNAPGQMETQSDSPDKNQSTPESKRHLKTSKSKHVEENVPCQDGQYNLNPTENLNLEKTQRSPVVTQRDGVDITDNMVCTRQKQKLMMEKEIESSKEQNVLEPSTPKDEDKVQGQDSVSDDIPENMEVTPPKIGESPGKSLRSSERISLRNGSHQIEQPVKVSASPIKNSTQPSERMPLRNRNSSAVDQPTGGESSSSPTGGRLERLGRMPLRSRDSYNAEHIVKDSCISPSRSGSDSVGRMPLRSRNSSTVNQHVSGGSDGVIKDVSSSLTEQSSSDLVPTSRRTESAGHMPLRSGNASVAEQPSRNTLSVGNVSESPGRMSLRRSNVSVAEKMDSSATPPKSMKSSQRPPRSVKTSVPPSILEGEQSPKSVKLKTDKLLKDQAKDSSLSDNSVSVTLRTTTPVTPSTSKFLEALNGEENQHLISELNTKFDKMQKGWVQMDKEGQPAPRPKNKADRLKEIWKSKRRIRKPRSLEQQKFSPVQMLFMKSFDLPSICRWFLQSTETKSLVIVKKVNTRLPSETQLCFHTSAAVPGASNGVFPSVQAERLKKHLKKFAIASPVKSNPKNKRLIAKALAQGISVSKGKEKREPSTATRISTKPHSYTGLIQPQPSESHGKVTANAKNPASARILRKYSNMREKMQVQQNTLKKLESSLDKAKKVRVMPKNVSKAMSAGKGQRSAIVKKVKALAKKAKVKSAVKEKTPKSSVSRSLRGLKDRAGIPAKKALTKVSETNVAADTKSPTRKDALPRTSKSPQTKADVKKSHSPKGREGLTSPSQTADVKPAKSEDQVLTRSQRKIEATLAQIGSPKTATKRGSEPLSTPAKRTRTSK; this comes from the exons GTACTGAGAAAATCTTGGAATTATTACTTGGTACCAGAATTTTAGAGGACCTACGGCTTTTCAAAG ATTATAAGCCTGCAAGTGTGTCAAATTGGTCATTTGATGAAAATTGTCTTTTCTGCTGCTTAAGGCGAGAGAAAGTGAAG GAACATGTAGTTGCACTTAATAACAAGATTGTGGAAAGTGGAGGCAAACCTCTACTTGGCAAGGATCAGTCTAATATCAGCAGACTTGAGTGGCAAGTAGAAGAATTCCTCAATGCTGTCTTACACAGGAAAG AATACACACCAAGGATCCCAGATCCTCACATCCCCGTGGTGGCTTGTGATACCATGCAGCAAATGACTAATCAGCTAGTGGTGCATTATACAAATACCAACTCTCAGGGCTCACCTCAGCGCAGTGGTAACATGGACCAAAGCCTGCTGAGAACCTGCTCTGTCACACCACCCACCGTTGCTGCTACAGCTAcagctactgctgctgctgctgccgccacTGCACAGAATCCTGTCCTCAGTAAGCTCCTCATGCCAGACCAAGACGCTCCCCTGGACCTTTCAGTCAAGAAGGTCAAACCGGAAGTCACTGAACAAG atGGAGTCCTGGATCTCTCGATAAAGAAGACTCGTAATTCAGACAGCACGTCTCTCCAAAGTCCTCAGAAGACTTTTACAAAACCATTTGTTGCGAG ggACTCCTTAGATCTGGATCTGGATCTGACGGGAAGGGATCTGCAATCAGCTTCCAAATTGGAACAGTTCATGGCTAAGCTTTGTTTGCATCACCAGCGGCAAGTTGTTGATGCATTTGGATTCTTGCAAACTGAGGTCAAGGCTGTATCTTCCTACAGTACTTTTCAGGCGTGCTCCCCAACCATCCCAGAAAAACCAACAACTTCAGGCAGCAGCCATGTGATGTTTGAAGAACGGACCAGGAACCAGGGGTGTGAGGAGATGCAAGATTTATCTGTAGCATTAAGCACATTTAGGGTCCAAGAATCACCTTTTGTAAAGAGTGATGAATTTTCACATGCAGAGCTGCCCTTGAAAACTGAGGGATCACCAGTTGCCTCGGTTGAGACTGGACCTTTCCTAGATATTACTAAGACAAGCATCGGGGATGAAGATTCGGCATCCTCTGACGTAGTAGCTGCTGAATCTAGAAATATAGATGTTCAGCCAAAATGTCCGACTCTCCTTATTGTGAAAAATAGAAGCTCTGGCAGCCTTGAAGCCAAAAACTTGATGGAAGAGGGCGCAGGCAATCAGCATGTAAATAGTGGTATGGTAGACCAGGACCTGTGTACTTCTGACACACGTTTACAAGCAAGTTGCAGCGAGTCTGATGTTATTGAGCTGTCTTCATCTATGGGGCAAGGTCACTCTGATGCCAAATGCTGTGCTGTAGAAAGAGGTTCTATCACCAGATCCTGCACAGTTGAAAGGACCTCAAATGTAATTTCACCTAATTCCCCAAGAACAGCTAGGAAAAGTGGTAGGGTATCTCACTCTCTTCTTAGGGATAGCTCAGGATGTCATATTATTAATGGTCCTGATATTACATGTGACATTGTCTATGTTGGAAAACCAATTACTGAATGTGAGCATCAATCACACATTCACATGACTCCACGAAAAAATGCTAGAAAAAGCACAAGGGGATTCCGGTATATTGGGGGTTGTTGTGAACTAAAAACCGTGCGAACGTTGGCACGTAAATCTGCTGAGAACGGTAGTGGGAATTGCCCTGTTCCTATGCCGGAGATGACCACGTCAGTCGCCCCAAAGCAGGCTCTAGCTAAGCCTGATGGTGTTCCTCCAGTGGATATACTGTTTACAGCGGACTGTATGGAAACTGTAATACACAAAAAGCCCTCTGATCAACCAGAGGAGACGGAAGTTCCTGAAGATGTTATGGCAAGTGAGGATGTAGAAACCAGTCAGACGGATCAGACTCAAAGTACAGAGAAGTTTTCTTGTCCAGTTGAAAGTGAGCAGAGTGACACATCTGTACAGCAGGAGTTAAATGCAGGCATATGTGAAAGTGTTGCTGACAGTAACGACGTTGGTGTCCACCAAGGAGACCTTGTAGATTCCATTGTGACAGATATTAATGTAGCACCTCAAGAGGTGGAGCTGACAACAAAAGAAACCCTAGATTTCTCTGTGTCAGGCGTGACACAGAGTGGATTAGAAACTGAAGATCAGGATCAAAATGTAGCCACAGAGGCACTGCAGAGCCCATTGTCTTCAGGCTTGGCCAAAGATGATGCCTCTGAcacagaaggtgtgtgtgtagaaagaGGTGTCCTAACTGAGGCTCTAGAACAAACTGAATGTGTAGATTTGCAAGTGATGACGAGCACAGATAAAAGTGCTGACATAGAAATTACTTGTGGAACTGAAACTAATCTCAAACCTGGAGATGATATTGAACCAACTcaagataaagataaagaaaaagaggCAGGGACGTCTGATTTAAGTGTTGAGGAAATGATTACAAAGGAACAACATGAAGAATGTAAGGGAGAGGGGCTTGTACCGAACACTCTTGACGGTTCCAGtccaaaaaaagttgtaaaaacTGTTGCTCCCTCAAACAGATGTCTCCGAAATAGAGTATCCAAAGGTACATCCGAACAAACGATGTCTTCTAATGCACCAGGTCAGATGGAAACACAGTCAGATAGCCCTGATAAAAATCAGAGTACTCCAGAATCTAAACGGCATTTGAAAACTTCAAAATCAAAACATGTTGAAGAAAATGTGCCATGTCAGGACGGTCAATATAATTTGAATCCCACAGAAAATCTTAATCTTGAGAAAACGCAAAGGTCCCCAGTTGTCACACAGCGGGATGGTGTAGACATAACGGATAATATGGTGTGCACGAGGCAGAAGCAAAAATTAATGATGGAGAAGGAAATCGAGAGTAGCAAAGAGCAGAATGTTCTTGAGCCATCAACCCCAAAAGATGAAGACAAAGTTCAAGGACAAGATTCCGTATCTGATGATATTCCAGAGAATATGGAGGTTACTCCACCCAAAATTGGTGAATCTCCTGGCAAGTCCCTAAGGAGTTCTGAAAGAATCTCCCTTAGAAACGGCAGTCATCAAATTGAACAGCCTGTTAAAGTCTCTGCTTCACCCATCAAAAATAGTACGCAACCCTCTGAACGAATGCCTTTGAGAAACAGGAACAGCAGTGCCGTTGATCAGCCTACTGGGGGAGAATCTTCCAGTTCCCCTACAGGAGGCCGTTTAGAGAGGCTGGGACGGATGCCTTTGAGGAGCAGGGATAGCTATAATGCAGAGCACATCGTCAAAGATTCTTGCATCTCTCCCAGTAGAAGCGGTTCAGACAGTGTTGGTCGCATGCCTTTGAGAAGCAGGAATAGTAGCACAGTTAATCAGCATGTTTCTGGAGGTTCAGATGGCGTGATCAAGGATGTGTCAAGCTCTCTCACTGAACAATCCAGTAGTGACCTCGTCCCAACCAGTAGGAGAACGGAGAGCGCTGGACACATGCCTCTAAGAAGTGGAAATGCTTCAGTAGCAGAACAGCCATCCAGAAATACTTTGTCTGTTGGAAACGTCTCGGAGAGCCCTGGGCGTATGTCATTGCGAAGGAGCAATGTGTCTGTTGCTGAAAAGATGGATAGCTCTGCAACACCTCCCAAGAGCATGAAATCCTCCCAAAGACCTCCAAGGAGTGTCAAAACATCTGTACCTCCCTCCATTCTGGAAGGAGAACAGAGTCCCAAGAGTGTGAAATTAAAAACGGATAAACTTCTTAAGGATCAAGCAAAAGATTCTTCTTTGTCAGATAACTCTGTTTCTGTTACCTTACGAACCACCACCCCTGTAACCCCCAGTACATCCAAGTTTTTGGAGGCATTAAATGGAGAAGAGAACCAACATTTGATTTCAGAATTAAACACCAAATTTGATAAGATGCAGAAAGGATGGGTTCAGATGGACAAAGAGGGACAGCCTGCGCCAAGACCAAAAAACAAGGCTGATCGACTGAAAGAAATATGGAAAAGCAAAAGAAGAATTCGAAAGCCAAGGTCGCTGGAGCAGCAGAAGTTCTCTCCTGTGCAAATGCTCTTTATGAAGTCGTTTGACCTTCCCAGTATTTGTCGGTGGTTCTTGCAGTCCACTGAAACGAAATCTCTCGTTATTGTTAAGAAGGTGAACACTAGGCTTCCATCTGAAACGCAACTGTGTTTCCACACCTCAGCAGCTGTTCCAGGGGCCTCCAATGGGGTCTTTCCAAGCGTGCAGGCTGAACGTTTAAAAAAGCATCTGAAAAAGTTTGCCATTGCATCTCCAGTGAAGAGCAACCCCAAGAACAAACGGCTAATTGCTAAAGCATTAGCTCAGGGTATCTCCGTCTCGAAAGGTAAAGAGAAGCGAGAACCAAGCACTGCTACACGAATCTCTACGAAACCCCACAGCTATACTGGTTTGATCCAGCCACAGCCTTCCGAGAGCCACGGCAAGGTCACAGCCAATGCAAAAAACCCAGCAAGTGCCAGAATTCTGAGGAAATATTCCAACATGCGTGAGAAAATGCAAGTTCAACAAAATACATTGAAGAAGCTGGAGAGTTCCCTGGACAAGGCAAAAAAGGTGCGCGTGATGCCAAAGAATGTCTCTAAAGCCATGTCTGCAGGTAAAGGACAAAGGTCTGCCATTGTCAAGAAGGTGAAAGCCTTGGCTAAAAAAGCAAAAGTCAAATCTGCAGTAAAAGAGAAGACCCCCAAGAGCAGTGTCAGCAGATCATTAAGAGGTTTGAAAGACAGAGCTGGAATCCCAGCAAAGAAGGCGCTCACTAAAGTATCTGAAACAAATGTTGCAGCTGACACTAAATCCCCAACCAGGAAGGACGCCCTGCCGAGAACCAGCAAGTCTCCACAAACAAAAGCAGACGTGAAAAAATCTCATTCCCCTAAAGGTCGAGAAGGTTTGACGTCTCCGTCTCAAACTGCAGACGTGAAACCGGCAAAATCAGAAGACCAGGTGTTGACTAGGTCTCAAAGAAAGATTGAAGCTACCCTTGCACAAATCGGATCTCCAAAAACCGCCACGAAAAGAGGCAGTGAACCCTTATCCACCCCCGCGAAACGTACAAGGACCTCAAAGTAA
- the wu:fc17b08 gene encoding uncharacterized protein wu:fc17b08 isoform X2 gives MQQMTNQLVVHYTNTNSQGSPQRSGNMDQSLLRTCSVTPPTVAATATATAAAAAATAQNPVLSKLLMPDQDAPLDLSVKKVKPEVTEQDGVLDLSIKKTRNSDSTSLQSPQKTFTKPFVARDSLDLDLDLTGRDLQSASKLEQFMAKLCLHHQRQVVDAFGFLQTEVKAVSSYSTFQACSPTIPEKPTTSGSSHVMFEERTRNQGCEEMQDLSVALSTFRVQESPFVKSDEFSHAELPLKTEGSPVASVETGPFLDITKTSIGDEDSASSDVVAAESRNIDVQPKCPTLLIVKNRSSGSLEAKNLMEEGAGNQHVNSGMVDQDLCTSDTRLQASCSESDVIELSSSMGQGHSDAKCCAVERGSITRSCTVERTSNVISPNSPRTARKSGRVSHSLLRDSSGCHIINGPDITCDIVYVGKPITECEHQSHIHMTPRKNARKSTRGFRYIGGCCELKTVRTLARKSAENGSGNCPVPMPEMTTSVAPKQALAKPDGVPPVDILFTADCMETVIHKKPSDQPEETEVPEDVMASEDVETSQTDQTQSTEKFSCPVESEQSDTSVQQELNAGICESVADSNDVGVHQGDLVDSIVTDINVAPQEVELTTKETLDFSVSGVTQSGLETEDQDQNVATEALQSPLSSGLAKDDASDTEGVCVERGVLTEALEQTECVDLQVMTSTDKSADIEITCGTETNLKPGDDIEPTQDKDKEKEAGTSDLSVEEMITKEQHEECKGEGLVPNTLDGSSPKKVVKTVAPSNRCLRNRVSKGTSEQTMSSNAPGQMETQSDSPDKNQSTPESKRHLKTSKSKHVEENVPCQDGQYNLNPTENLNLEKTQRSPVVTQRDGVDITDNMVCTRQKQKLMMEKEIESSKEQNVLEPSTPKDEDKVQGQDSVSDDIPENMEVTPPKIGESPGKSLRSSERISLRNGSHQIEQPVKVSASPIKNSTQPSERMPLRNRNSSAVDQPTGGESSSSPTGGRLERLGRMPLRSRDSYNAEHIVKDSCISPSRSGSDSVGRMPLRSRNSSTVNQHVSGGSDGVIKDVSSSLTEQSSSDLVPTSRRTESAGHMPLRSGNASVAEQPSRNTLSVGNVSESPGRMSLRRSNVSVAEKMDSSATPPKSMKSSQRPPRSVKTSVPPSILEGEQSPKSVKLKTDKLLKDQAKDSSLSDNSVSVTLRTTTPVTPSTSKFLEALNGEENQHLISELNTKFDKMQKGWVQMDKEGQPAPRPKNKADRLKEIWKSKRRIRKPRSLEQQKFSPVQMLFMKSFDLPSICRWFLQSTETKSLVIVKKVNTRLPSETQLCFHTSAAVPGASNGVFPSVQAERLKKHLKKFAIASPVKSNPKNKRLIAKALAQGISVSKGKEKREPSTATRISTKPHSYTGLIQPQPSESHGKVTANAKNPASARILRKYSNMREKMQVQQNTLKKLESSLDKAKKVRVMPKNVSKAMSAGKGQRSAIVKKVKALAKKAKVKSAVKEKTPKSSVSRSLRGLKDRAGIPAKKALTKVSETNVAADTKSPTRKDALPRTSKSPQTKADVKKSHSPKGREGLTSPSQTADVKPAKSEDQVLTRSQRKIEATLAQIGSPKTATKRGSEPLSTPAKRTRTSK, from the exons ATGCAGCAAATGACTAATCAGCTAGTGGTGCATTATACAAATACCAACTCTCAGGGCTCACCTCAGCGCAGTGGTAACATGGACCAAAGCCTGCTGAGAACCTGCTCTGTCACACCACCCACCGTTGCTGCTACAGCTAcagctactgctgctgctgctgccgccacTGCACAGAATCCTGTCCTCAGTAAGCTCCTCATGCCAGACCAAGACGCTCCCCTGGACCTTTCAGTCAAGAAGGTCAAACCGGAAGTCACTGAACAAG atGGAGTCCTGGATCTCTCGATAAAGAAGACTCGTAATTCAGACAGCACGTCTCTCCAAAGTCCTCAGAAGACTTTTACAAAACCATTTGTTGCGAG ggACTCCTTAGATCTGGATCTGGATCTGACGGGAAGGGATCTGCAATCAGCTTCCAAATTGGAACAGTTCATGGCTAAGCTTTGTTTGCATCACCAGCGGCAAGTTGTTGATGCATTTGGATTCTTGCAAACTGAGGTCAAGGCTGTATCTTCCTACAGTACTTTTCAGGCGTGCTCCCCAACCATCCCAGAAAAACCAACAACTTCAGGCAGCAGCCATGTGATGTTTGAAGAACGGACCAGGAACCAGGGGTGTGAGGAGATGCAAGATTTATCTGTAGCATTAAGCACATTTAGGGTCCAAGAATCACCTTTTGTAAAGAGTGATGAATTTTCACATGCAGAGCTGCCCTTGAAAACTGAGGGATCACCAGTTGCCTCGGTTGAGACTGGACCTTTCCTAGATATTACTAAGACAAGCATCGGGGATGAAGATTCGGCATCCTCTGACGTAGTAGCTGCTGAATCTAGAAATATAGATGTTCAGCCAAAATGTCCGACTCTCCTTATTGTGAAAAATAGAAGCTCTGGCAGCCTTGAAGCCAAAAACTTGATGGAAGAGGGCGCAGGCAATCAGCATGTAAATAGTGGTATGGTAGACCAGGACCTGTGTACTTCTGACACACGTTTACAAGCAAGTTGCAGCGAGTCTGATGTTATTGAGCTGTCTTCATCTATGGGGCAAGGTCACTCTGATGCCAAATGCTGTGCTGTAGAAAGAGGTTCTATCACCAGATCCTGCACAGTTGAAAGGACCTCAAATGTAATTTCACCTAATTCCCCAAGAACAGCTAGGAAAAGTGGTAGGGTATCTCACTCTCTTCTTAGGGATAGCTCAGGATGTCATATTATTAATGGTCCTGATATTACATGTGACATTGTCTATGTTGGAAAACCAATTACTGAATGTGAGCATCAATCACACATTCACATGACTCCACGAAAAAATGCTAGAAAAAGCACAAGGGGATTCCGGTATATTGGGGGTTGTTGTGAACTAAAAACCGTGCGAACGTTGGCACGTAAATCTGCTGAGAACGGTAGTGGGAATTGCCCTGTTCCTATGCCGGAGATGACCACGTCAGTCGCCCCAAAGCAGGCTCTAGCTAAGCCTGATGGTGTTCCTCCAGTGGATATACTGTTTACAGCGGACTGTATGGAAACTGTAATACACAAAAAGCCCTCTGATCAACCAGAGGAGACGGAAGTTCCTGAAGATGTTATGGCAAGTGAGGATGTAGAAACCAGTCAGACGGATCAGACTCAAAGTACAGAGAAGTTTTCTTGTCCAGTTGAAAGTGAGCAGAGTGACACATCTGTACAGCAGGAGTTAAATGCAGGCATATGTGAAAGTGTTGCTGACAGTAACGACGTTGGTGTCCACCAAGGAGACCTTGTAGATTCCATTGTGACAGATATTAATGTAGCACCTCAAGAGGTGGAGCTGACAACAAAAGAAACCCTAGATTTCTCTGTGTCAGGCGTGACACAGAGTGGATTAGAAACTGAAGATCAGGATCAAAATGTAGCCACAGAGGCACTGCAGAGCCCATTGTCTTCAGGCTTGGCCAAAGATGATGCCTCTGAcacagaaggtgtgtgtgtagaaagaGGTGTCCTAACTGAGGCTCTAGAACAAACTGAATGTGTAGATTTGCAAGTGATGACGAGCACAGATAAAAGTGCTGACATAGAAATTACTTGTGGAACTGAAACTAATCTCAAACCTGGAGATGATATTGAACCAACTcaagataaagataaagaaaaagaggCAGGGACGTCTGATTTAAGTGTTGAGGAAATGATTACAAAGGAACAACATGAAGAATGTAAGGGAGAGGGGCTTGTACCGAACACTCTTGACGGTTCCAGtccaaaaaaagttgtaaaaacTGTTGCTCCCTCAAACAGATGTCTCCGAAATAGAGTATCCAAAGGTACATCCGAACAAACGATGTCTTCTAATGCACCAGGTCAGATGGAAACACAGTCAGATAGCCCTGATAAAAATCAGAGTACTCCAGAATCTAAACGGCATTTGAAAACTTCAAAATCAAAACATGTTGAAGAAAATGTGCCATGTCAGGACGGTCAATATAATTTGAATCCCACAGAAAATCTTAATCTTGAGAAAACGCAAAGGTCCCCAGTTGTCACACAGCGGGATGGTGTAGACATAACGGATAATATGGTGTGCACGAGGCAGAAGCAAAAATTAATGATGGAGAAGGAAATCGAGAGTAGCAAAGAGCAGAATGTTCTTGAGCCATCAACCCCAAAAGATGAAGACAAAGTTCAAGGACAAGATTCCGTATCTGATGATATTCCAGAGAATATGGAGGTTACTCCACCCAAAATTGGTGAATCTCCTGGCAAGTCCCTAAGGAGTTCTGAAAGAATCTCCCTTAGAAACGGCAGTCATCAAATTGAACAGCCTGTTAAAGTCTCTGCTTCACCCATCAAAAATAGTACGCAACCCTCTGAACGAATGCCTTTGAGAAACAGGAACAGCAGTGCCGTTGATCAGCCTACTGGGGGAGAATCTTCCAGTTCCCCTACAGGAGGCCGTTTAGAGAGGCTGGGACGGATGCCTTTGAGGAGCAGGGATAGCTATAATGCAGAGCACATCGTCAAAGATTCTTGCATCTCTCCCAGTAGAAGCGGTTCAGACAGTGTTGGTCGCATGCCTTTGAGAAGCAGGAATAGTAGCACAGTTAATCAGCATGTTTCTGGAGGTTCAGATGGCGTGATCAAGGATGTGTCAAGCTCTCTCACTGAACAATCCAGTAGTGACCTCGTCCCAACCAGTAGGAGAACGGAGAGCGCTGGACACATGCCTCTAAGAAGTGGAAATGCTTCAGTAGCAGAACAGCCATCCAGAAATACTTTGTCTGTTGGAAACGTCTCGGAGAGCCCTGGGCGTATGTCATTGCGAAGGAGCAATGTGTCTGTTGCTGAAAAGATGGATAGCTCTGCAACACCTCCCAAGAGCATGAAATCCTCCCAAAGACCTCCAAGGAGTGTCAAAACATCTGTACCTCCCTCCATTCTGGAAGGAGAACAGAGTCCCAAGAGTGTGAAATTAAAAACGGATAAACTTCTTAAGGATCAAGCAAAAGATTCTTCTTTGTCAGATAACTCTGTTTCTGTTACCTTACGAACCACCACCCCTGTAACCCCCAGTACATCCAAGTTTTTGGAGGCATTAAATGGAGAAGAGAACCAACATTTGATTTCAGAATTAAACACCAAATTTGATAAGATGCAGAAAGGATGGGTTCAGATGGACAAAGAGGGACAGCCTGCGCCAAGACCAAAAAACAAGGCTGATCGACTGAAAGAAATATGGAAAAGCAAAAGAAGAATTCGAAAGCCAAGGTCGCTGGAGCAGCAGAAGTTCTCTCCTGTGCAAATGCTCTTTATGAAGTCGTTTGACCTTCCCAGTATTTGTCGGTGGTTCTTGCAGTCCACTGAAACGAAATCTCTCGTTATTGTTAAGAAGGTGAACACTAGGCTTCCATCTGAAACGCAACTGTGTTTCCACACCTCAGCAGCTGTTCCAGGGGCCTCCAATGGGGTCTTTCCAAGCGTGCAGGCTGAACGTTTAAAAAAGCATCTGAAAAAGTTTGCCATTGCATCTCCAGTGAAGAGCAACCCCAAGAACAAACGGCTAATTGCTAAAGCATTAGCTCAGGGTATCTCCGTCTCGAAAGGTAAAGAGAAGCGAGAACCAAGCACTGCTACACGAATCTCTACGAAACCCCACAGCTATACTGGTTTGATCCAGCCACAGCCTTCCGAGAGCCACGGCAAGGTCACAGCCAATGCAAAAAACCCAGCAAGTGCCAGAATTCTGAGGAAATATTCCAACATGCGTGAGAAAATGCAAGTTCAACAAAATACATTGAAGAAGCTGGAGAGTTCCCTGGACAAGGCAAAAAAGGTGCGCGTGATGCCAAAGAATGTCTCTAAAGCCATGTCTGCAGGTAAAGGACAAAGGTCTGCCATTGTCAAGAAGGTGAAAGCCTTGGCTAAAAAAGCAAAAGTCAAATCTGCAGTAAAAGAGAAGACCCCCAAGAGCAGTGTCAGCAGATCATTAAGAGGTTTGAAAGACAGAGCTGGAATCCCAGCAAAGAAGGCGCTCACTAAAGTATCTGAAACAAATGTTGCAGCTGACACTAAATCCCCAACCAGGAAGGACGCCCTGCCGAGAACCAGCAAGTCTCCACAAACAAAAGCAGACGTGAAAAAATCTCATTCCCCTAAAGGTCGAGAAGGTTTGACGTCTCCGTCTCAAACTGCAGACGTGAAACCGGCAAAATCAGAAGACCAGGTGTTGACTAGGTCTCAAAGAAAGATTGAAGCTACCCTTGCACAAATCGGATCTCCAAAAACCGCCACGAAAAGAGGCAGTGAACCCTTATCCACCCCCGCGAAACGTACAAGGACCTCAAAGTAA